The following is a genomic window from Mesorhizobium sp. L-2-11.
GGCAACAGAATGGGCAGCAGTGCCTTGAGGCGCTTGCCGCAGACTCGATCTGAAGCTTCCCACAGCACAATCAAGGCGGCCCGAGCGGCCTCATCATAGAGCGACAGGCGTTGGCGGGTCTGACGGTGCTTCGGCTCCGGGTGGCTGTTCAGGACACGGATTGCGGACTTTTCGTGATACCCCGTCGCCGCAATGAACTCCTCCAATATCCGGCGCTTGTCCTTGGTCGTTGCGGCCGCATAGCGATCCCTGACCGCATTGGCCAGTTCCATACGCATGGCATGTGTCATCTTCGTCTTCATGTTGCCTCCTGGTGGTGAAGGCACCATGGCGACATGCGCCTTCACGGGTAACATTTTAGGTGAAGCAACGAACCCGCGCGGTAACATTTTCCTTGAGGCAATGCGTCAACCGTTTGTCGGTCGCCAAGGCTTCGACTTTGATAAAGGCTCAAAGGCCGCTCCCCCATTGAACGGGCTTATGGAATCCGCTCTCGAGGCGGCCATCCGGCCGTCTGACGAAACCGCCAAGGGCGAGCTGTTTCGCTTATCCAATTGGGATATCTCAATGCACGGGACTGGATCGACGGTTACCGTGAAGCGATGTATTAGTATTGGCAGAGATTCTATCGCGTGCGAACTCCTGGCGCATCTGGGGTGGGTCGATGGGGAAAAACTTGTCGAAGCTGTGTTCGAAGGAGAGCCGGGTACTTGGCGAATGGTTGCAGCCAGGGCACGCTGATTTTTTTCTCTCAGTGGGCAGTGCCTGTCCCCGCGCCAACTCAAGGGCGTTATGAATGCAGGCTTCCGCTGGAAAGAACCATGCCAGGCGAGCGCGGCACGGCCCTGATGGTTGCTTATTTCGAGTAGCGGAAAGCGCTGTCCTCACTCCCCGCTTCTGGAAAATCGCTGTGCGAGCGAGTGCCGAGGCGTACTTGGGTCAATCCCGTTTTCAAATGTTTGATTGAGGTCGTCGCCCTGTCCGCGACTGGAAAAAAGCAAGAAGGGAGAGGACGTGGCTAAGGATATGGACGCCTATAAAAACAAAATGGAATTGGTTGCGACGATCGATCCCGAGATCGACAAACCTGTTTTCCGCCGCCCAGGGTTCGAAGGCATCAAAACCCTCGGCGAGATCGATGAAAGAATTGCCACCTTCATCCGCAAGGCGCGCGAGGACAAGGATCTGACTCGCGCCGAGCTTGCTCCCTTGCTTGGTCTTTCGATGCAGGTTTACGGCCGCTATGAACGCGCATTCTCAAAAATGCACGTCACCCGCATGATCCACCTATGCGAAATCCTCGGATTCATGCCGATGGAAATGCTGTTCAGCGCTGCCCCGCATCTCTGGGGCCGCACGCCGGAGGAAGCGCGCGACACCATGGAACTCGCCCAACAGGTCGTGTCTCTGCCGCACGGCACCAAGCGCGATCTGCTGGCCCTGGTTAAGAAAATGGTTGCGCTCGAACGGGCCGCAGACGGAGCGGCGGCGGAAACGCGAGAAGAGGGACGCCTGTAGCAGTTAGCCGACACTCTCCCTCATGCCCCGCTGCTTTCACCCTAAACACCTGCCTATGTAAGTTCTGCTTTGCGCAGGTCGTCGTTACGTTTCGGACACCTGCTGCCAAACCAGACAGCATTTCGAAGCAGGAAGCGCCAGCTATTGGAACGGCGCAAGCAGACCTTGAATGTCGCCCCATGTGACTATCAGCTTTCCGGGTCCTCACGTCAGGGATGAAAGCCCGGAAGGGGGAAGACCCGCATGCTGGGGCTTCCCTGCCGACAGGCCGGTCCGAAGGCCAGCGGAGGCGAGGGCGCGCCTCGATCTCCCGCGTGACCATAGGAGAACTCGGACAGACCCACGTATTGCCTCACCCTGGAATGCTCCCGAACGATTTTCCGTTGCCTCACCATAATGTTCCCCAGGGCTAGGATTCGATCAATGGGCGATCGGCTCGATTGCCGGCTCCACGTGTATTGGGCCGAACACCATCGCGTGTGCCTTTTCCTTCCGCCAGATCTTCAAGCGGCGCTGCAGCGTGCGCAGAAGTGGATCAGGATATTGCCCCGGCTGCTCCGCCTGCAGACGCACCAGTAATTCGCGGCTGGTCCGCCAGGGCTCTTCGTCGAACCACGCGCGCAGCTGGCCTGTGACCTTCACAAGCGGATCCGGTCGACGACGACCCCGCTTTTGCATCGGCTTGGCTCTTGCGGTGGGGCGGACTTCCCCCTCCTTCCAGGCCGTCCGCAGACCCGACAGGAACTGGTCCAGCGCCGGATCGTTCACCACCAGCGCCGGCGTGCAGGATTCATCGGCAATTTCGACGAGGCGCTGCTGCGCCGATCGCATCTCCTGCAGCAGCTTTACCGGGTCCAGCCTCGC
Proteins encoded in this region:
- a CDS encoding helix-turn-helix transcriptional regulator, with amino-acid sequence MDAYKNKMELVATIDPEIDKPVFRRPGFEGIKTLGEIDERIATFIRKAREDKDLTRAELAPLLGLSMQVYGRYERAFSKMHVTRMIHLCEILGFMPMEMLFSAAPHLWGRTPEEARDTMELAQQVVSLPHGTKRDLLALVKKMVALERAADGAAAETREEGRL